From one Bacteroidota bacterium genomic stretch:
- the purE gene encoding 5-(carboxyamino)imidazole ribonucleotide mutase yields the protein MAKSKSNSGKSAKAKIAPAVGIIMGSDSDLKIMRDAALILEEFGVAVEVTVVSAHRTPQRMFDYAANAHNRGIKIIIAGAGGAAHLPGMVASITPLPVIGVPIKSSNSIDGWDSILSILQMPNGVPVATVALNAAKNAGILAAEILGLSSVSVRNKIIAYKKSMQETVTAKAGKIEKEGYKNF from the coding sequence ATGGCTAAATCTAAATCCAATTCCGGCAAATCTGCAAAAGCAAAAATTGCACCTGCAGTAGGTATTATTATGGGCAGCGATTCTGACCTGAAAATAATGCGCGATGCAGCACTTATACTTGAAGAGTTTGGGGTAGCTGTAGAAGTTACCGTAGTTTCGGCACACCGCACGCCACAGCGTATGTTCGACTATGCTGCGAATGCTCATAACAGGGGAATTAAAATTATAATAGCCGGTGCCGGGGGTGCAGCACATTTACCGGGAATGGTAGCCTCAATTACGCCTTTGCCTGTAATTGGTGTTCCAATAAAATCGAGTAACTCAATAGACGGATGGGATTCCATTTTATCTATTTTGCAGATGCCAAATGGTGTTCCTGTTGCAACTGTTGCACTTAATGCAGCTAAAAATGCCGGTATACTCGCCGCCGAAATATTGGGATTAAGTAGTGTGTCGGTAAGAAATAAAATTATCGCCTATAAAAAATCCATGCAGGAAACGGTAACCGCTAAGGCAGGTAAAATAGAAAAAGAAGGATATAAAAACTTTTAA
- a CDS encoding 2OG-Fe(II) oxygenase: MLPFETIIQSYVDTKLGVDKYFIDKTLAKSLTTRLLTLFETNLMVGAGTGDTANQQVNQLIRNDKIFWLDRSHNDESENAFLDHIDQFVTYLNSSCFTGITGYEFHFVLYEKGSFYKKHFDRFKNNGDRAFSVITYLNPDWVLNDGGELCIHQNNTMQHIAPENCKGVFFKSDELEHEVLVTNVPRLSITGWLKTN, from the coding sequence ATGTTGCCATTTGAGACAATAATACAATCGTATGTAGATACCAAACTGGGTGTAGATAAATACTTTATCGATAAAACCCTGGCTAAAAGTCTCACCACACGTCTGCTCACGTTATTTGAAACCAATTTAATGGTTGGTGCCGGAACCGGCGACACGGCTAATCAACAAGTTAATCAACTTATTCGTAACGATAAAATATTTTGGCTGGATCGTTCACATAACGACGAAAGTGAAAATGCATTTCTAGATCATATTGACCAGTTTGTCACCTATTTAAATAGCAGTTGTTTTACCGGAATTACCGGTTACGAATTTCATTTTGTGTTATACGAAAAAGGTAGTTTTTATAAAAAACATTTCGACCGTTTTAAAAATAATGGCGACCGCGCTTTTTCGGTCATCACCTATTTAAATCCGGATTGGGTTTTAAATGATGGAGGAGAATTATGTATACATCAAAATAATACCATGCAACATATTGCACCCGAAAATTGCAAAGGTGTGTTTTTTAAAAGTGATGAACTGGAGCACGAAGTTTTAGTTACAAACGTGCCGCGTTTGAGTATTACCGGTTGGTTGAAAACGAATTAA
- a CDS encoding transglutaminase domain-containing protein translates to MRPFVTFCLLFGSFYLPVYSQSYLTQFEKFTVVADSIFLDNYYKLDTARYRELLDVTRGYYYELKNRDNGLNTVDHKKYNPFMANAYYNLSCTYGLTNNKNQALNCLDSAIHFGYTDYMHLMEDPDIAIIRSMPEFTKLVEPLRAVGDYLYILKGAAAYNNGDNRSLPVFTYQSADFPELQKLRKQYNLDSIAGSGNDISQVLNLMHWLHDKIPHANGEYPKEVNASSMLQLCESEGRGLNCRQLATILNECFLSMGFYSKYVQCSPKDSLGIDFDCHVINSVWIPSLSKWIWIDPTFDAYIMDETGQLLGIEEVRERIINGKMLILNPDANWNNKQTQTKEYYLYNYMAKNLYKLECPVESRYDLETMVIGKEITYIRLLPTAYFKQQQDIEENEWGNSTTAITYNTNNAKLFWAPPVH, encoded by the coding sequence ATGAGGCCTTTTGTCACATTTTGCCTGCTTTTTGGCAGTTTTTATTTACCAGTATATTCGCAATCCTATCTCACACAATTCGAAAAATTTACAGTGGTTGCAGATAGTATATTTCTCGATAATTATTACAAACTGGATACTGCTCGTTATAGAGAATTGCTTGATGTAACCAGGGGCTACTACTATGAATTGAAAAATCGTGATAATGGTTTAAATACAGTAGATCATAAAAAGTACAACCCGTTTATGGCTAATGCCTATTATAATTTAAGTTGCACTTATGGTTTAACGAACAATAAAAATCAGGCCCTTAATTGTCTCGATTCCGCAATACATTTTGGTTATACGGATTATATGCATTTGATGGAGGACCCGGATATTGCGATTATCAGATCTATGCCCGAGTTTACCAAATTAGTTGAGCCGCTACGCGCTGTTGGAGATTATTTATATATTTTAAAAGGTGCTGCAGCATATAATAATGGTGATAACAGGTCACTTCCTGTTTTTACTTATCAGTCAGCCGATTTCCCGGAATTGCAGAAATTGCGTAAACAATATAATTTAGATTCAATTGCAGGAAGTGGTAACGATATTAGTCAGGTTTTAAATTTAATGCACTGGCTGCACGATAAAATACCGCATGCAAATGGTGAATATCCGAAGGAAGTAAATGCATCTAGCATGTTACAATTATGTGAAAGTGAGGGGAGGGGATTAAATTGCAGACAATTGGCAACGATTTTAAATGAGTGTTTTTTGTCAATGGGTTTTTATTCCAAGTATGTGCAATGTTCGCCCAAAGATAGCCTGGGCATTGACTTTGACTGCCATGTAATTAATTCAGTTTGGATTCCTTCTTTATCAAAATGGATTTGGATTGATCCTACTTTTGATGCTTACATTATGGATGAAACCGGACAATTACTTGGTATAGAAGAAGTAAGAGAACGTATAATAAATGGAAAAATGTTGATTTTAAATCCGGACGCTAACTGGAATAATAAACAAACACAAACAAAAGAGTATTATTTATATAACTACATGGCAAAAAATTTATATAAATTGGAATGCCCTGTTGAAAGTCGTTACGATTTGGAAACGATGGTTATCGGTAAAGAAATTACCTATATTCGTTTATTACCGACAGCTTATTTTAAACAGCAGCAGGATATAGAAGAAAATGAATGGGGCAATTCAACAACGGCAATCACTTATAATACCAATAATGCAAAATTGTTTTGGGCGCCACCTGTTCATTAA